A genomic region of Oryza glaberrima chromosome 1, OglaRS2, whole genome shotgun sequence contains the following coding sequences:
- the LOC127760497 gene encoding peptide deformylase 1A, chloroplastic produces MEAHLRPLSAAALLLSPAAPLPTAVAASARRASPGGRRWSSVRASAGGGGWLSGLLGGKGGGGAPTAMTVTPGTVKAGDPVLHEPAQEVAPGDIPSEKVQGVIDRMVAVMRKAPGVGLAAPQIGVPLKIIVLEDTQEYISYAPKKDIEAQDRRPFDLLVIINPKLKTTSKRTALFFEGCLSVDGYRALVERHLDVEVSGLDRNGRPIKVEASGWQARILQHECDHLEGTLYVDTMVPRTFRIVDNLDLPLPVGCPPIGAR; encoded by the exons ATGGAAGCTCACCTCCGGCCGctctccgccgcggcgctcctCCTTTCCCCCGCTGCGCCGCTTCCCACCGCCGTTGCTGCTTCTGCGAGGAGAGCATCCCCCGGTGGCAGGAGGTGGAGCAGCGTGAGGGCcagcgcgggcggcgggggctgGCTGTCGGGCCTGCTCGgaggcaagggcggcggcggcgcgccgacggcgatgacggtgaCGCCGGGGACCGTGAAGGCGGGGGACCCCGTCCTGCACGAGCCGGCTCAGGAGGTTGCCCCCGGGGACATCCCCTCGGAGAAGGTCCAGGGCGTCATCGACCGGATGGTCGCCGTCATGCGCAAGGCCCccggcgtcggcctcgccgccccGCAGATCGGCGTCCCCTTGAAG ATTATCGTCCTGGAGGATACCCAAGAATACATCAGCTATGCTCCCAAGAAGGACATTGAAGCGCAGGATCGCCGTCCTTTCGATCTTCTT GTTATCATCAATCCTAAGCTTAAGACGACGAGTAAAAGAACTGCATTGTTCTTCGAGGGGTGTTTGAG TGTAGATGGATACAGGGCACTTGTCGAGCGACACCTGGATGTTGAGGTTTCAGGTTTGGACAGGAATGGACGCCCCATCAAGGTAGAAGCTTCAGGATGGCAGGCACGTATCCTGCAGCACGAATGTGATCATCTTGAAGGTACATTGTATGTTGACACGATGGTCCCTAGGACATTCAGAATTGTTGATAACTTGGATCTTCCGCTTCCTGTTGGATGCCCTCCAATAGGTGCACGCTGA